From one bacterium genomic stretch:
- a CDS encoding T9SS type A sorting domain-containing protein, with protein sequence MKKLQLIAPLAILLLFASTGNAQFNAILYNLTPLTDLCTAGNPLPSSCLVAIYWDNDANGPDTDDPQPPVGDCYACANYVSFPLNGEEMLGIPGTFMTDPAFTIVTTTPNPSRYYLRVNCNAALLWTSRVFTIQNGLNEYDLSEGWSCLQLDDPCDNYFNISYEDMTQDPNNHRHYTYSACIEFCADQPAYLHSFDFPLGGGGGIATLTPGCGTESPCNSDENLTYAYPLWENGTNTVMLHDYSWDTWIPMESPVSGWACMYIDIVLPVSQGSFDAIAGDERVSLNWNTLAETAVDYFVISRQSGFAPAFIPVAEIPAENSPSGASYSFVDRNVTNGETYIYRLKTVNIDGSIQEWGVEVTATPHAEIITEYALHQNYPNPFNPATRIEFDVLEDNPVTLQVFNVNGRLVATPVNGNYPAGRHTITLDAAGLSAGVYFYTVRIGDDFTSTRKMLLLK encoded by the coding sequence ATGAAAAAGCTTCAACTCATTGCTCCTCTGGCCATTCTGCTTCTCTTTGCTTCAACCGGAAATGCGCAATTTAATGCAATTCTCTACAACCTGACACCATTGACCGACTTATGTACGGCTGGAAATCCATTGCCGTCCTCGTGTCTTGTCGCGATCTACTGGGATAATGATGCCAACGGACCTGACACAGATGACCCGCAACCGCCTGTCGGCGATTGCTACGCCTGCGCGAACTACGTTTCATTCCCGTTAAACGGTGAGGAAATGCTTGGAATCCCGGGCACGTTCATGACTGATCCGGCGTTCACTATCGTCACAACTACTCCGAATCCTTCGCGCTATTACTTGAGAGTGAATTGCAACGCAGCCCTGTTGTGGACATCCCGGGTTTTTACAATTCAGAATGGATTGAACGAGTACGATCTGTCCGAAGGCTGGTCGTGTTTACAGCTGGATGATCCTTGTGACAACTACTTTAATATCAGTTATGAAGATATGACGCAGGATCCGAACAATCATCGCCACTATACCTATTCCGCCTGCATCGAGTTCTGTGCCGATCAACCTGCGTACCTCCACAGTTTTGATTTTCCGCTTGGGGGTGGCGGCGGCATTGCGACTCTAACGCCCGGGTGTGGTACGGAAAGCCCGTGTAATTCGGACGAGAACTTGACATATGCCTATCCACTCTGGGAAAACGGCACCAACACAGTTATGCTGCATGACTACAGCTGGGATACGTGGATTCCGATGGAGTCGCCTGTTTCAGGTTGGGCGTGCATGTACATTGACATTGTTCTGCCCGTTTCGCAAGGCTCATTTGATGCAATCGCCGGCGATGAACGAGTCAGCTTGAATTGGAACACCTTGGCCGAAACGGCTGTTGATTATTTCGTCATCAGCAGACAATCCGGGTTTGCCCCCGCATTTATTCCTGTTGCTGAAATTCCCGCCGAGAATTCACCAAGCGGCGCTTCGTATTCATTCGTTGACCGTAATGTGACCAACGGAGAGACCTACATTTATCGTCTGAAAACGGTTAACATCGATGGCTCTATCCAGGAGTGGGGTGTGGAGGTAACTGCTACTCCGCACGCCGAAATAATCACAGAATACGCGCTTCACCAAAACTATCCGAATCCGTTTAATCCGGCGACTCGTATCGAATTCGACGTACTCGAAGATAACCCGGTTACTCTGCAGGTGTTCAATGTCAACGGGAGGCTCGTTGCCACTCCGGTGAATGGAAATTATCCGGCGGGACGACACACGATAACTCTTGACGCTGCCGGCCTCTCCGCCGGTGTGTATTTCTACACCGTTCGTATTGGTGACGACTTTACAAGTACACGAAAAATGCTGCTGCTCAAGTAG
- the rplQ gene encoding 50S ribosomal protein L17, which yields MRHLNKGRQLSRSSSHKKALMINLAQDLIEHKRIKTTLGKAKELRPFVEPLITKAKTDTLASRRDVARFFSKPAVMQTLFSEVGPKNVDRPGGYTRVIKLGVRVGDAAPMAIIELVGYEGVQAAPAPAADDKKAAAKSTPKKAAKKAKKAAA from the coding sequence ATGAGACACCTGAATAAAGGACGTCAGCTCTCTCGCTCGTCCAGTCACAAAAAGGCCCTGATGATTAACTTGGCTCAAGACCTGATTGAGCACAAGCGCATCAAGACGACTTTGGGTAAGGCAAAGGAACTCCGCCCGTTTGTCGAACCGCTGATTACGAAGGCGAAAACAGACACCCTGGCCTCCCGACGCGATGTTGCTCGTTTCTTCAGCAAGCCCGCCGTGATGCAAACGCTCTTTAGCGAAGTCGGTCCCAAGAATGTCGACCGCCCTGGCGGCTACACCCGCGTCATAAAGCTCGGTGTCCGTGTTGGCGATGCTGCTCCCATGGCCATCATCGAACTGGTCGGATACGAAGGCGTCCAGGCCGCTCCTGCACCTGCCGCCGACGACAAAAAGGCCGCTGCCAAGAGCACTCCTAAAAAGGCCGCCAAAAAAGCCAAGAAGGCCGCGGCATAG
- a CDS encoding DNA-directed RNA polymerase subunit alpha, with protein MNGLNFQMPEAVEIDESTHTDTYGKFIVQPLERGYGVTIGNSLRRVLISTLQGAAIVTIKIDGVLHEFSTIPGVSEDVTEMILNLKGVRFKLLNKKPDKIFVQLKGPKEFTARDLQIGNNDFEILNPDHLIATLNSEAELKMELSIKKGRGYVPAEENRPSDAPIGTIPLDAIYSPIRNVTYTIENTRVGQRTDYEKLILEIWTDGSITPEDALSNAGRVLRDHIQLFISFDMKPEKEDDEDIDEETLQIRKLLRKPVEDLELSVRSANCLKEAKIRTIADLVRRDENEMLRFKNFGRKSLVELNEILKTKSLHFGMDVEKYLSVDYDKK; from the coding sequence ATGAACGGTTTGAACTTCCAAATGCCGGAAGCGGTGGAAATTGATGAATCTACCCATACTGATACCTATGGCAAATTCATCGTCCAACCCCTTGAACGTGGCTATGGAGTCACCATCGGCAATAGCCTTCGCCGTGTTCTGATTTCAACCCTGCAAGGCGCCGCTATCGTCACGATTAAGATTGACGGTGTGCTGCACGAATTCTCCACTATCCCCGGCGTCTCCGAAGATGTGACGGAGATGATCTTGAACCTCAAGGGCGTGCGCTTCAAGCTGCTCAACAAAAAGCCCGATAAGATCTTTGTCCAGCTAAAAGGCCCGAAAGAGTTCACGGCGCGCGATCTGCAGATCGGCAATAACGATTTTGAAATTCTGAATCCCGATCACCTGATCGCCACGCTCAACAGCGAAGCAGAACTCAAAATGGAATTGTCCATCAAGAAGGGCAGAGGCTACGTGCCTGCCGAGGAAAACCGCCCCTCTGATGCGCCTATCGGCACGATTCCGCTCGATGCCATCTATTCGCCGATTCGCAACGTCACCTATACAATCGAGAACACCCGTGTCGGACAGAGAACGGACTATGAAAAGTTGATTCTCGAAATCTGGACCGACGGTTCTATTACGCCGGAAGACGCCCTCTCAAATGCTGGTCGAGTTCTCCGAGATCATATTCAACTCTTCATCAGCTTCGACATGAAGCCTGAAAAAGAGGATGACGAGGACATCGATGAAGAGACGCTCCAGATTCGCAAACTGCTGCGCAAACCCGTTGAAGACCTTGAACTTTCCGTGCGCAGCGCCAATTGCTTGAAAGAAGCAAAGATTCGCACGATTGCTGACCTTGTGCGCCGTGATGAAAACGAAATGCTCCGCTTCAAAAACTTCGGCCGCAAGTCCCTCGTCGAATTGAATGAAATTCTGAAAACAAAGTCCCTGCACTTCGGCATGGACGTCGAAAAGTATCTTTCTGTGGATTACGATAAGAAATGA
- the rpsD gene encoding 30S ribosomal protein S4 produces the protein MARYRGPSDKICRRVGAQLYLKGQRVRNGKSAFDKKGYPPGMHGRGRRNKVSEYGRQLLEKQKIRESYGLLERQFHRFFTVAQRQKGVTGENLMGMLESRLDNVVYRLGFASTRRQARQLVVHSHFMVNGKKVNIPSYILKANDRIKVRERSRKMEVIHASMQLAAHGRMMPNLEVDRAKMEGLFLGPPARNDIPFEANEQLVVELYSR, from the coding sequence ATGGCAAGATATCGCGGTCCATCGGACAAGATTTGTCGAAGAGTCGGCGCCCAACTCTATCTAAAGGGTCAGCGTGTCCGCAACGGCAAATCCGCGTTTGACAAGAAGGGTTATCCCCCGGGTATGCACGGTCGCGGACGACGGAACAAAGTCTCCGAATACGGCCGTCAGCTGCTCGAAAAACAGAAAATTCGCGAATCATACGGCCTGCTTGAAAGGCAGTTCCATCGCTTCTTCACTGTCGCTCAGCGTCAAAAAGGCGTTACCGGTGAAAACCTCATGGGAATGCTTGAAAGCCGCCTTGATAACGTCGTCTATCGCCTTGGCTTTGCGTCCACGCGCCGCCAGGCTCGACAGCTCGTCGTCCATTCGCATTTCATGGTCAATGGCAAAAAAGTCAACATCCCATCGTATATCCTCAAGGCGAATGACCGCATCAAAGTCCGTGAACGCTCCCGCAAAATGGAAGTCATTCACGCCTCAATGCAGCTCGCCGCGCACGGCAGAATGATGCCGAATCTGGAGGTCGATCGCGCTAAAATGGAAGGTCTTTTCCTGGGACCGCCCGCGCGCAACGACATCCCATTCGAAGCCAACGAACAGTTGGTCGTCGAACTCTACTCGCGTTAA
- the rpsK gene encoding 30S ribosomal protein S11, protein MATSKKKGKRKKERVEDTGVVHVKSSFNNTLITITDNYGNTISWASAGKMGLKGSRKNTPFAAQLAADNAAKAAMALGLKKVSIEVRGPGGGRDGAVRAIAASGLAIQTIKDVTPLPHNGCRPEKARRV, encoded by the coding sequence TTGGCTACTTCCAAGAAAAAAGGTAAGCGCAAAAAAGAACGTGTCGAGGACACCGGCGTCGTCCACGTCAAGTCATCGTTCAATAATACGCTGATCACGATTACCGACAACTACGGCAATACCATCTCGTGGGCCTCCGCCGGGAAAATGGGACTCAAAGGATCGCGTAAAAACACGCCGTTCGCTGCGCAGCTTGCCGCTGACAATGCCGCCAAGGCTGCCATGGCTCTGGGACTGAAAAAAGTCTCCATCGAAGTCCGAGGTCCCGGTGGTGGACGCGATGGTGCCGTTCGCGCAATCGCCGCTTCCGGCTTGGCAATTCAGACCATTAAGGACGTCACTCCGCTGCCGCACAATGGCTGCCGGCCGGAAAAAGCGCGCCGCGTGTAA
- the rpsM gene encoding 30S ribosomal protein S13, with protein sequence MARFAGVDIPRDKRIEIALTYIFGIGRPTSQRILSQCNINWNKRTHELNDDELAAIRAQIAEMKLEGPLRSEIQLNIKRLMDVGCYRGLRHRKGLPVRGQNTKNNSRTRKGRKKNLMVKKKGK encoded by the coding sequence ATGGCTCGTTTTGCTGGCGTAGATATCCCGCGCGATAAGCGCATCGAAATCGCCCTAACTTACATCTTCGGCATCGGTCGCCCGACGTCGCAGCGTATCCTCTCCCAGTGCAACATCAACTGGAACAAGCGCACCCACGAACTCAATGACGACGAACTTGCCGCCATCCGCGCGCAAATCGCCGAAATGAAGCTCGAAGGTCCGCTGCGCAGCGAAATCCAGCTCAATATCAAGAGACTGATGGACGTCGGCTGCTATCGCGGTCTCAGGCATCGCAAAGGCCTCCCCGTCCGCGGTCAAAATACGAAAAACAACTCCCGCACGCGTAAAGGCCGCAAGAAAAACTTGATGGTCAAGAAAAAGGGCAAATAA
- the rpmJ gene encoding 50S ribosomal protein L36 → MKVRTSVKRICEHCKIVRRRGRVFVVCSRTKKHKQRQG, encoded by the coding sequence ATGAAAGTCCGTACTTCCGTTAAGAGAATCTGCGAACACTGCAAGATTGTCCGCCGTCGGGGCAGAGTCTTTGTTGTGTGCTCGCGTACCAAAAAACATAAGCAGCGTCAGGGTTAA
- the infA gene encoding translation initiation factor IF-1 — translation MSKEQSIKVDGVIEECLPNATFRVVLENGHKVLCHISGKMRMHFIKILPGDKVTVELSPYDLSRGRITYRYK, via the coding sequence ATTTCCAAAGAACAGTCCATTAAGGTTGACGGCGTGATTGAGGAGTGTCTGCCAAATGCTACGTTCAGAGTTGTACTCGAGAACGGCCACAAAGTCCTCTGTCACATTTCGGGCAAAATGCGCATGCATTTTATTAAAATTCTGCCCGGCGACAAGGTCACCGTGGAACTGTCCCCTTATGACCTCAGCCGCGGCCGCATTACGTACCGTTACAAGTAA
- the map gene encoding type I methionyl aminopeptidase — protein sequence MIHIKSDAEIRLMRKAGHILASAFEAAAPLMIAGTNADDVDRVVEETIRSMGGIPAFKNHPNGDGVRFPYSVCFSINEEVVHGMPKGRRIENGQIIGLDLGVIYEGYYADSARTFAIGKVSEREQELIRVTKECLDKGIEQARAGCRVSNIGHVIQTHAESHGFSVIRELVGHGIGRSLWEDPQVPNYGVPGKGPVLRKNMVIAIEPMIAMGRPEVDMIGDWDVLTRDRKPAAHFEHTIVISDGPADILTVL from the coding sequence ATGATTCATATCAAATCGGACGCAGAGATTCGTCTGATGCGAAAGGCCGGTCATATTCTGGCCTCTGCTTTTGAAGCCGCTGCCCCCTTAATGATCGCCGGGACAAACGCGGATGATGTAGACCGGGTTGTCGAAGAGACCATTCGCTCGATGGGCGGCATTCCGGCATTCAAGAACCATCCGAACGGCGATGGCGTGAGATTTCCTTATTCAGTGTGCTTCTCGATTAATGAAGAAGTTGTGCACGGAATGCCGAAAGGCCGAAGAATTGAAAACGGCCAGATTATCGGACTTGATTTGGGCGTCATTTACGAAGGCTACTACGCCGATAGTGCCCGTACCTTTGCAATCGGTAAAGTCAGCGAGCGTGAACAAGAGCTGATTCGAGTTACCAAAGAGTGTCTCGACAAAGGCATTGAGCAGGCCCGCGCAGGCTGCAGAGTCTCGAACATCGGTCACGTTATCCAAACTCACGCGGAATCACACGGCTTCTCGGTTATTCGTGAATTGGTCGGTCATGGAATCGGACGCAGCTTGTGGGAAGATCCGCAAGTGCCCAACTACGGTGTTCCGGGGAAGGGTCCTGTGCTAAGAAAAAATATGGTTATAGCGATCGAACCGATGATTGCCATGGGACGTCCGGAAGTTGACATGATCGGTGATTGGGATGTCCTGACTCGTGATCGCAAACCCGCTGCCCACTTCGAACACACAATCGTCATTTCGGACGGGCCTGCGGATATTTTGACCGTCTTATAA
- a CDS encoding adenylate kinase, with protein sequence MSVSRYSIVLLGAVGVGKGTQAKKLVDALKVPQISTGDILRAEVQAQTELGKQVQEIMGRGELVADDLLIELVRSRLKKPDTARGAIYDGFPRTVPQADALEHLLAEEGLPTPLVISIEVPDEEIVGRLASRRVCLNCGATFNLTTDESAILSHKCPDGKPAMIVQRDDDKPETVHKRLQVYREKTAPLLDYYKRKRALKTVSGVGTANEVFARVLIELDGSVE encoded by the coding sequence ATGTCCGTAAGCCGCTATTCGATTGTTCTGCTTGGTGCGGTTGGAGTAGGGAAGGGAACTCAGGCGAAAAAGCTCGTCGATGCGCTTAAGGTGCCGCAGATCAGCACAGGCGACATTCTCAGAGCGGAAGTGCAGGCGCAGACCGAGTTGGGTAAGCAGGTCCAGGAAATTATGGGCCGCGGCGAATTGGTTGCCGATGATCTTTTGATTGAGCTGGTCCGTTCTCGTTTGAAGAAACCGGACACTGCTCGTGGGGCGATCTACGATGGTTTTCCGCGGACGGTTCCGCAGGCTGATGCCCTCGAACACCTGCTCGCTGAAGAAGGACTTCCGACACCGCTCGTTATCTCAATTGAGGTTCCCGACGAGGAAATCGTTGGGCGGTTGGCATCCCGCAGGGTTTGCCTGAACTGTGGCGCGACGTTCAATCTGACAACGGACGAATCCGCTATTCTGTCTCACAAATGTCCGGATGGCAAGCCTGCCATGATTGTCCAGCGCGACGATGATAAACCCGAAACAGTGCATAAACGGCTTCAGGTTTACCGCGAAAAGACCGCGCCGCTCCTTGATTACTACAAGCGTAAACGCGCCCTGAAGACAGTCTCCGGTGTGGGCACGGCGAATGAAGTCTTTGCCCGTGTGCTGATTGAGTTGGACGGTTCAGTCGAATGA
- the secY gene encoding preprotein translocase subunit SecY, with translation MLDRFANIFKIPELRDRILFTLLILLVYRIGGHVPLAGINASALGEFMDANRTTLFGLYDMFVGGAFERATVFALGIMPYISASIIFQLMGTVVPYFQKLQKEGEEGRKKITQLTRYGTVILAAMQAGGVSIFLERLVSPTGNAVVPNPGLGFNLLTMITLAAGTTFIMWLGEQITERGIGNGISLIILVGIVNTLPQAVIEEYQMVSTGQRHIAMEALFLVMLFAVTAFVVVLTQGMRKIPVQYAKRNVGRKQYGGVSTHIPLRVNSAGVMPIIFAQSIMFIPSSIATFLPEGGFRDAIANAFGVESFVYSTLTFVLIVFFTYFYTAIILNPVDLADNMKKNGGFIPGIRPGKQTSDFIDNILSKVTLPGAIALGIIAMLPTIFIRQFGVSYNVAQFFGGTGLLIIVGVALDTLQQIESHLVMRHYDGLMKSGRIRGRRRM, from the coding sequence ATGCTAGATCGTTTCGCAAACATCTTCAAAATCCCTGAGCTGCGTGACCGTATTCTGTTTACGCTGCTCATTTTGCTCGTGTACCGCATCGGCGGGCACGTTCCGCTGGCCGGAATTAATGCCAGCGCATTGGGCGAATTCATGGATGCCAACCGCACAACACTGTTCGGCCTCTATGATATGTTTGTCGGCGGCGCCTTCGAGCGTGCCACCGTTTTCGCCCTCGGCATCATGCCGTATATCTCCGCTTCAATTATCTTCCAGCTTATGGGCACGGTTGTGCCGTACTTCCAGAAGCTGCAGAAGGAAGGCGAAGAAGGCCGTAAGAAGATCACCCAGTTGACCCGTTACGGCACAGTGATTCTGGCCGCAATGCAGGCCGGTGGTGTGTCCATCTTCCTTGAACGGCTGGTGTCGCCGACCGGAAATGCGGTTGTGCCCAATCCGGGTCTCGGGTTTAATCTCTTGACCATGATTACGCTCGCAGCCGGTACCACGTTTATTATGTGGCTTGGCGAGCAAATTACGGAGCGCGGAATCGGAAACGGTATTTCTTTGATCATTCTTGTCGGTATCGTGAACACGTTGCCTCAAGCTGTTATCGAAGAATATCAGATGGTCTCAACTGGGCAACGCCATATCGCAATGGAAGCGCTGTTCCTGGTCATGCTGTTTGCCGTGACTGCGTTCGTTGTCGTGCTGACACAGGGTATGCGAAAGATACCCGTGCAATACGCCAAGCGCAATGTCGGAAGAAAGCAGTACGGCGGTGTCTCGACCCACATCCCGCTTCGTGTGAACTCGGCCGGAGTGATGCCGATCATTTTCGCACAGTCCATCATGTTCATTCCATCCTCCATTGCCACTTTCCTGCCGGAAGGCGGATTTAGGGATGCGATTGCAAATGCGTTCGGCGTTGAGAGTTTTGTCTATTCCACCCTGACGTTTGTCCTGATTGTCTTCTTTACATACTTCTACACCGCGATTATTCTGAATCCCGTGGATCTGGCCGACAACATGAAGAAGAATGGCGGCTTCATTCCGGGAATTCGACCGGGTAAACAGACGTCCGATTTCATAGACAACATTCTGTCAAAAGTTACTCTCCCCGGCGCGATTGCACTCGGAATTATAGCCATGCTGCCGACGATCTTTATTCGCCAATTCGGAGTGTCATACAACGTGGCCCAGTTTTTTGGCGGCACAGGACTTTTGATTATCGTCGGTGTCGCCCTCGATACACTTCAACAGATCGAATCGCATCTTGTCATGCGCCATTACGACGGATTGATGAAATCCGGACGAATCCGCGGCCGCCGCAGAATGTAA
- the rplO gene encoding 50S ribosomal protein L15 encodes MGMHKLTPAPGSTQTKKRLGRGPGSGTGGTAGRGEKGYYSRSGSVVKRGFEGGQMPLHRRLPKRGFTNVWAEECEVVNLRDLKKLPDTTVTPESLKKAGLIRYADSAVKILAMGDADRAYQVEMCSVSEAAAQKINAAGGKVTTA; translated from the coding sequence ATGGGTATGCACAAACTTACCCCGGCACCAGGCTCGACGCAAACCAAAAAGCGTCTCGGCCGCGGCCCGGGTTCCGGTACCGGCGGCACTGCGGGTCGTGGTGAAAAAGGATATTATTCCCGCTCCGGCTCCGTTGTCAAGCGCGGCTTCGAAGGCGGTCAAATGCCGCTTCATCGCCGTCTGCCGAAACGTGGTTTCACAAATGTCTGGGCTGAAGAATGCGAAGTTGTCAATCTTCGTGATCTGAAGAAATTGCCGGACACTACTGTTACACCGGAGTCGCTGAAGAAAGCCGGTTTGATTCGATACGCCGATTCTGCTGTAAAAATCCTGGCCATGGGCGACGCAGACCGTGCCTATCAGGTCGAAATGTGTTCTGTGTCTGAAGCGGCCGCCCAGAAGATTAACGCCGCCGGCGGCAAAGTGACGACCGCCTGA
- the rpmD gene encoding 50S ribosomal protein L30: MAKLEVTLVRSTATRPYFHRKIVAALGFHRLHETRVLPDNAATRGMIAKIPHMLEWKEVKEGASR, from the coding sequence ATGGCAAAGCTCGAAGTAACCTTAGTCCGCAGCACTGCAACACGACCGTATTTTCACCGGAAAATCGTTGCCGCTCTCGGATTTCATCGTTTGCACGAAACGCGCGTGCTTCCTGACAATGCCGCGACGCGTGGCATGATCGCTAAAATTCCGCACATGCTCGAGTGGAAGGAAGTCAAGGAAGGAGCGTCACGCTAA
- the rpsE gene encoding 30S ribosomal protein S5 — translation MNGNNPRRGRDRDDRPAEYSGGESLLEKLVAVNRVAKVVKGGRNFSFNAIVIVGDGHGRAGFGLGKANEVADAIRKGTEAAKRAMKRYPILGQTLPHATRGKFGAGKVFLRPASAGTGVIAGGSVRMVMECLGVRDVLTKVEGTNNPHNVVKAVFRALEEMNDARMVATRRGITVKEVFTL, via the coding sequence ATGAACGGCAATAATCCACGCCGCGGCCGCGACCGCGATGACCGTCCGGCTGAATACTCCGGCGGCGAATCTCTTCTCGAAAAACTCGTTGCGGTAAACCGCGTTGCCAAAGTCGTCAAGGGCGGCCGCAATTTCTCTTTTAACGCCATCGTCATCGTTGGTGACGGGCATGGCCGCGCCGGCTTCGGACTGGGCAAGGCAAATGAAGTTGCCGATGCTATCCGCAAAGGCACCGAAGCAGCCAAGCGGGCGATGAAGCGTTACCCGATTCTGGGACAAACTCTGCCCCATGCAACCCGCGGAAAATTCGGCGCGGGCAAGGTTTTTCTCCGCCCCGCGTCCGCCGGTACCGGCGTGATTGCCGGCGGATCCGTCCGCATGGTCATGGAGTGCCTCGGCGTTCGCGACGTGTTGACAAAAGTCGAAGGTACGAATAATCCGCATAATGTTGTTAAAGCGGTGTTCCGTGCTCTGGAAGAAATGAACGATGCGCGTATGGTGGCTACCCGCCGCGGCATCACTGTCAAGGAAGTTTTCACTCTCTAA
- a CDS encoding 50S ribosomal protein L18 translates to MSVPSVSRKIAIRKRARVRRKLHIRKVVNGTAARPRMVIYRSVAHMYAQLVDDVAGQTLLGVSSLSPDLKGQLQGKNPTQVAELVGDLCARKAREKSIEAVVFDRNGFPYHGRVKAVAEGARKGGLKF, encoded by the coding sequence ATATCGGTTCCTTCCGTGTCCAGAAAAATCGCCATTCGTAAACGCGCACGCGTGCGCCGCAAACTTCACATTCGCAAGGTCGTGAACGGCACTGCCGCTCGCCCGCGCATGGTCATCTATCGAAGCGTCGCGCATATGTATGCTCAACTCGTTGATGATGTTGCCGGACAGACCCTGCTCGGAGTGTCATCACTTTCACCCGATCTGAAAGGCCAGTTGCAGGGCAAAAATCCCACGCAAGTTGCCGAACTCGTCGGTGACCTTTGCGCCCGCAAAGCGCGAGAAAAATCTATTGAAGCGGTTGTCTTTGACCGCAATGGTTTCCCCTATCATGGCCGCGTCAAAGCTGTGGCCGAAGGCGCGCGCAAGGGCGGCCTGAAATTCTAA
- the rplF gene encoding 50S ribosomal protein L6 encodes MSRVGRAPIKLPKGVEVKVNGSDVSVKGPKGQLSRTFHQDIEIKFEDGTLTCHRPSDMKAHRQLHGLTRALLNNMVTGVTEGFKKELQIVGVGFKVEPKKRGILLNVGYSHPVFVTMPAEVKAEVTSPTTIVITGNDREMVGQVAATIRSVRKPEPYKGKGIMYVGERIHRKAGKTGK; translated from the coding sequence GTGTCACGCGTCGGTCGTGCCCCCATTAAATTGCCTAAGGGCGTTGAAGTGAAAGTGAACGGTTCTGATGTGTCCGTAAAAGGACCGAAGGGCCAGCTTTCGCGCACGTTCCATCAGGACATAGAAATCAAGTTCGAGGACGGAACGTTGACCTGTCATCGTCCGTCCGATATGAAAGCTCACCGCCAGCTCCACGGCCTCACCCGCGCACTCTTGAACAATATGGTAACGGGCGTGACTGAAGGCTTCAAAAAAGAGCTGCAGATTGTCGGTGTCGGTTTCAAAGTCGAACCCAAGAAGCGCGGTATCCTCCTGAACGTCGGATACAGCCATCCTGTTTTTGTCACTATGCCGGCCGAAGTCAAGGCCGAAGTGACCAGCCCGACAACGATCGTTATCACCGGAAACGACCGCGAAATGGTCGGCCAAGTCGCCGCGACGATTCGCTCCGTTCGTAAACCTGAACCCTACAAGGGCAAAGGCATTATGTACGTCGGCGAGCGAATCCATCGTAAAGCTGGTAAGACCGGTAAGTAA
- the rpsH gene encoding 30S ribosomal protein S8 has protein sequence MPTTDPIADFLTRVRNAINARKTHVDIPFSKIKHDLARVLLEAYYIRDFVHVDEGPQGFIRVYLKYTNGKPAIQGLRRVSTPGLRRYVNQHEIPRVLNGLGTAILTTPRGLLTGNQARRAGVGGEILAEIW, from the coding sequence ATGCCGACAACCGATCCGATTGCCGATTTTCTGACCCGCGTTCGCAATGCGATTAACGCACGCAAAACGCATGTGGACATCCCGTTCTCCAAGATCAAGCATGATCTGGCGCGTGTCCTGCTCGAGGCCTATTACATCCGCGACTTTGTGCATGTTGACGAAGGTCCGCAAGGATTCATTCGTGTTTACCTCAAATACACGAATGGTAAGCCCGCTATTCAAGGCCTGCGCCGTGTTTCAACGCCCGGCCTCAGGCGATATGTAAACCAGCACGAAATTCCGCGTGTCTTAAACGGATTGGGAACCGCGATTCTCACCACCCCAAGAGGTCTGCTGACGGGCAATCAAGCCCGCCGCGCAGGTGTCGGCGGCGAAATTCTCGCCGAAATCTGGTAA
- a CDS encoding type Z 30S ribosomal protein S14: MAKACMIAKAKKTPKFKVRAYTRCRKCGRPRAVYRKFGLCRLCFRDLAHAGDIPGVVKSSW, encoded by the coding sequence ATGGCTAAAGCCTGCATGATCGCGAAAGCGAAGAAAACACCGAAGTTCAAGGTGCGCGCCTACACCCGCTGCCGAAAGTGCGGTCGTCCGCGCGCCGTTTATCGGAAGTTCGGCCTCTGCCGCCTCTGCTTCCGTGATCTCGCTCACGCCGGTGATATTCCGGGTGTTGTTAAGTCAAGTTGGTAA